One window of Candidatus Macondimonas diazotrophica genomic DNA carries:
- a CDS encoding Trm112 family protein, with protein sequence MDRKLLEILACPICKGPLIYRPAAGELICKADRLAFPIREGIPVMLVDEARPLSSEEER encoded by the coding sequence GGATAGAAAATTGCTTGAGATTCTGGCGTGTCCGATCTGCAAGGGTCCGCTGATCTACCGGCCTGCGGCGGGTGAGTTGATTTGCAAAGCGGATCGATTGGCGTTTCCGATCCGTGAAGGGATCCCGGTGATGCTGGTCGACGAAGCTCGCCCCTTGTCGAGCGAGGAGGAGCGCTGA